The Ignavibacteriales bacterium genome has a segment encoding these proteins:
- a CDS encoding universal stress protein, producing MEPTKLIKNILAPIDFSDYSKNALKYASQFAKEFNANLYLIYVVEPMIYPADFSMGQIAIPSTDVDLHARAEEELNNLAKTIDPSLKVGTMIRTGKPFVEIIEEAKEKDIDLIIIASHGHTGVEHLLFGSTAEKIVRKAPCPVLTLREPIKGFQFSAK from the coding sequence ATGGAGCCGACCAAGCTAATAAAAAATATTTTAGCACCAATTGATTTCTCTGATTATTCTAAGAATGCTTTAAAATATGCATCTCAATTCGCTAAAGAATTCAATGCAAATCTTTACCTTATCTATGTGGTTGAACCGATGATTTATCCCGCTGACTTCAGCATGGGACAAATCGCAATTCCTTCAACGGATGTTGATCTTCATGCGCGTGCGGAAGAGGAATTGAACAATCTCGCAAAAACCATTGATCCATCATTGAAAGTCGGCACTATGATCAGAACCGGTAAACCTTTTGTTGAGATTATAGAAGAAGCAAAGGAAAAAGATATTGACTTAATTATTATAGCATCTCATGGACACACCGGAGTAGAACACTTACTCTTTGGAAGTACGGCTGAAAAAATTGTTCGTAAAGCTCCTTGCCCGGTTCTCACATTGCGTGAACCAATTAAAGGTTTTCAGTTCAGTGCCAAATAA
- a CDS encoding alpha/beta fold hydrolase, with protein MKRLAKTFIALVFIFSQTNAQNDIAGYWSGKIKMLTMNLDFQIKVEKTKKTLNAFMSIPSQKLNNYQLAVFTFKKNNVHFELPSQAGIANFDGELNADSIKGKILQAGIQGTFYLAKMEEPKAVQQNEPKIDEPLPYFEDEVAFKSGRILLAGTLTIPKEEKKYPAVILLTGSGPQNRDEEIYGFKIFQKIADYLTRKGIAVLRYDDRGVGGSTGNTMQSTTEDFAEDARAAIDFLIKQKNIDPKKIGFLGHSEGGIIAPLVAANSNNVAFLVLMSGTGVNGGDVLLEQQKMILKASGVADSLIDENLALQKEINKALSNDKDLNDIKKDITAFAEKDFETLSKEIKASIKDKNAYINSTVQSQIILFNNPWFRYFIKYDPAPTLQKVKVPVLMTFGELDLQVPVNQNKPKMEEALRSGGNNNFKSIIFPKANHLYQEAKTGSPGEYNELQKEFVPGFLQTIADWIIQTVK; from the coding sequence ATGAAGCGATTAGCCAAAACGTTTATTGCTCTGGTTTTTATTTTTTCTCAGACTAATGCTCAGAATGATATTGCCGGTTATTGGAGTGGTAAAATCAAGATGCTCACAATGAATTTGGATTTCCAGATTAAAGTTGAAAAAACAAAAAAAACACTAAATGCCTTTATGAGCATCCCCTCTCAAAAATTAAATAATTATCAACTCGCGGTTTTCACATTCAAAAAAAATAATGTTCATTTTGAACTCCCAAGTCAAGCGGGAATTGCAAATTTTGATGGGGAATTAAATGCCGATTCTATAAAAGGAAAAATTTTACAAGCGGGAATTCAAGGTACTTTTTATCTTGCAAAAATGGAAGAACCAAAAGCAGTACAGCAAAACGAACCAAAAATTGATGAGCCCCTTCCCTATTTCGAAGATGAAGTTGCCTTCAAGAGCGGCAGAATCTTATTAGCCGGAACTCTGACAATTCCTAAAGAAGAAAAAAAATATCCGGCAGTTATTCTTTTAACCGGCAGCGGACCGCAAAACCGTGATGAAGAAATTTACGGATTTAAAATTTTTCAAAAAATTGCCGATTATCTCACACGAAAAGGAATTGCCGTTTTACGTTATGATGACCGAGGTGTAGGTGGTTCTACTGGAAATACGATGCAGTCAACAACGGAAGATTTTGCAGAAGATGCCCGAGCGGCAATTGATTTCTTAATAAAACAAAAAAATATTGATCCAAAGAAAATTGGATTTCTCGGGCATAGTGAAGGCGGAATTATTGCCCCGCTTGTTGCGGCAAATTCCAATAATGTTGCTTTCCTCGTTCTTATGTCCGGTACCGGTGTGAATGGAGGAGATGTTTTACTTGAACAGCAAAAAATGATCTTGAAAGCGAGCGGCGTTGCAGATAGTTTGATTGACGAAAATCTTGCTCTCCAAAAAGAAATTAACAAAGCATTAAGTAACGACAAAGATTTGAATGACATTAAGAAAGATATTACAGCTTTTGCAGAAAAAGATTTTGAAACATTAAGTAAAGAAATTAAAGCATCAATTAAAGATAAGAACGCATATATTAATTCCACCGTTCAATCACAGATTATACTTTTTAACAATCCGTGGTTCAGATATTTTATTAAATACGATCCCGCGCCGACACTTCAAAAAGTAAAAGTGCCTGTTCTAATGACTTTCGGCGAACTTGATTTACAGGTTCCAGTAAATCAAAATAAACCGAAAATGGAAGAAGCTTTAAGATCAGGCGGTAATAATAATTTTAAATCAATCATTTTCCCTAAAGCAAATCATCTTTATCAAGAAGCCAAGACAGGCAGCCCGGGCGAGTACAATGAATTACAGAAAGAATTTGTACCCGGCTTTTTACAAACGATCGCAGATTGGATAATTCAGACAGTAAAATAA
- a CDS encoding tetratricopeptide repeat protein, with the protein MKVKPIYIYLGVIIVFIAAVIFFSRTTKNSNTASEISSDAKMPNDDIHSKMNSQGNGDTPNKSNVIKEAVEKINNLKAAVEKNPNDTLKTREYADLLIAHKPDEAIKLYEKIIKVDPKRIDILLQLTYVYFNQGNLNKAEEYNSKVLAVDKNNLIAQYNIGGLAQAKGDDKKAIAVWQDLAKKYPQTEVGRIAGEVVKQLNQKAAVK; encoded by the coding sequence ATGAAAGTTAAACCAATTTACATATATCTCGGTGTTATTATTGTATTTATAGCCGCGGTCATATTCTTTTCAAGAACAACAAAAAATTCAAATACAGCGTCTGAAATTAGTTCGGATGCCAAAATGCCAAACGACGATATTCATAGCAAAATGAATTCTCAAGGTAATGGCGATACTCCTAATAAATCGAATGTAATTAAAGAAGCAGTTGAAAAGATAAACAATCTTAAAGCTGCCGTTGAGAAAAACCCGAACGATACTTTAAAGACTCGTGAATATGCAGATTTATTAATTGCTCACAAACCGGATGAAGCAATTAAACTTTACGAAAAAATTATCAAGGTTGACCCAAAGAGAATCGATATTCTGTTGCAACTAACTTATGTTTATTTCAATCAAGGTAATTTGAATAAAGCGGAAGAATATAATTCCAAAGTATTGGCGGTTGATAAGAACAATTTGATTGCTCAATACAATATTGGCGGGCTGGCGCAAGCTAAAGGTGATGATAAAAAGGCAATTGCCGTATGGCAGGATCTAGCAAAAAAATATCCTCAAACTGAAGTTGGTCGTATTGCCGGTGAAGTTGTAAAACAACTTAACCAGAAAGCCGCAGTTAAATAG
- a CDS encoding GNAT family N-acetyltransferase, with translation MNELIKTNKPEVTIRFAKEKDVLLILKLIHGIAEYEKLSHEVVATEEVLRNSLFGKTKYAEVLIADYKNEAVGFALFFHNFSTFLGKPGIYLEDLFVKPEMRGKGIGKILLTYLGKIAIERDCGRLEWSVLDWNEPSIKFYKNLGAKPMDEWTVFRVTGEAIKKLAEQF, from the coding sequence ATGAATGAGTTGATCAAGACCAATAAACCGGAAGTAACAATTCGATTTGCTAAAGAAAAAGATGTTCTGTTAATACTAAAACTAATCCACGGAATTGCCGAATATGAAAAATTATCGCATGAAGTTGTTGCAACTGAAGAAGTCCTTCGGAACTCGCTTTTCGGCAAAACTAAGTATGCAGAAGTTTTGATTGCCGATTATAAAAATGAAGCAGTCGGTTTTGCTCTTTTCTTTCACAACTTCTCTACATTTTTAGGAAAACCCGGAATTTATCTTGAAGATCTTTTTGTTAAGCCGGAAATGCGCGGAAAGGGAATTGGAAAAATTCTTCTTACTTATCTAGGCAAGATTGCAATTGAACGTGATTGCGGGCGCCTCGAATGGAGTGTACTGGATTGGAATGAACCCTCAATTAAGTTTTATAAGAATCTCGGTGCAAAACCGATGGATGAGTGGACAGTTTTTCGCGTAACTGGAGAAGCAATTAAAAAACTAGCCGAGCAGTTTTAA
- a CDS encoding sigma-70 family RNA polymerase sigma factor has protein sequence MKITKQFTNRESKSLDQYLQEIGKVDLLTPNEEIDLAIRIKKGDQMALEKLTKANLRFVVSVAKQYQNQGLPLGDLINEGNLGLIKAGRRFDETRGFKFISYAVWWIRQSIMQAIAEQSRMVRLPLNRVGALNKMGKALSQLEQEYERRPSPEEIATQLDMDVSDVTYAMQIAGRHVSMDAPFAHSEDNNNSLLDVMPNEDQPAPDFTLMKESLKAEIERSLSTLTEREAEVIRLYFGLGKEHSLTLEEIGEKLNLTRERVRQIKEKALIRLRHSTRSKNLKAYLG, from the coding sequence TTGAAGATAACGAAGCAGTTTACTAATCGTGAGAGTAAATCTTTAGATCAGTACCTTCAGGAAATTGGAAAAGTAGATCTTCTTACTCCCAATGAAGAAATTGATTTAGCAATTAGAATCAAAAAGGGAGATCAAATGGCTTTGGAAAAATTAACCAAAGCTAATTTAAGATTTGTTGTGAGTGTGGCTAAACAGTATCAGAATCAAGGTCTACCGTTAGGTGATCTTATAAATGAAGGTAATCTTGGTCTCATTAAAGCGGGCAGAAGATTTGATGAAACTCGCGGATTTAAATTTATTTCTTATGCGGTGTGGTGGATTCGCCAGTCTATTATGCAGGCAATTGCAGAGCAGTCCAGAATGGTTCGTCTTCCTCTTAACCGTGTAGGTGCTCTCAATAAAATGGGAAAAGCACTCAGCCAGCTTGAACAAGAGTATGAAAGAAGACCAAGCCCGGAAGAAATTGCTACACAGCTCGATATGGATGTTTCTGATGTTACTTATGCAATGCAAATTGCCGGACGCCATGTTTCTATGGATGCGCCGTTTGCACATAGCGAAGATAATAACAACAGTCTGCTCGATGTCATGCCGAATGAAGATCAACCGGCTCCGGATTTTACATTAATGAAAGAATCTTTGAAAGCAGAAATTGAACGTTCTCTTTCTACATTAACAGAAAGAGAAGCTGAAGTAATTCGTCTTTACTTTGGACTCGGCAAGGAACATTCTCTAACGCTTGAAGAAATAGGCGAAAAGTTAAATCTGACGCGTGAGCGTGTAAGACAAATTAAAGAAAAAGCACTAATCAGATTACGTCATTCAACTCGTAGTAAAAATCTTAAAGCTTATCTTGGTTAA
- a CDS encoding YHS domain-containing protein, with protein MLKRNSFGTFLIAITLVFSCSSFAQESMQMKDSTKTQMKMHNMSGMKMHNKKSSSLPDSNKVHKGTIDLMAIDKNNDGKIFQCPMELNVISDTKGECPECGMDLREISLPDANSKLVKRGFKVRESVLNNDSKSDDQKNQTSLSIWNKVCPVSGEEVDLETQTVEYKGKVIGFCCSSCISKFKKEPEKYLKNLSDDGTKFIGTK; from the coding sequence ATGTTAAAAAGAAATAGTTTCGGCACATTTTTAATAGCAATTACATTGGTGTTTTCTTGCTCCTCTTTTGCGCAAGAGTCGATGCAAATGAAAGATTCAACCAAAACTCAAATGAAGATGCACAATATGAGCGGAATGAAAATGCATAACAAAAAAAGTTCTTCCCTTCCAGATTCCAATAAAGTACATAAAGGGACGATTGATTTAATGGCAATTGATAAAAATAACGATGGTAAAATCTTTCAATGTCCGATGGAATTAAATGTTATTTCTGACACAAAAGGCGAATGTCCAGAATGCGGAATGGATTTGAGAGAAATTTCGCTGCCCGATGCTAACTCAAAACTGGTCAAAAGAGGTTTCAAAGTAAGAGAATCGGTACTGAATAATGATTCAAAATCTGACGATCAAAAAAATCAAACTTCTCTTTCAATCTGGAATAAAGTATGCCCTGTTTCAGGCGAAGAGGTTGATCTTGAAACTCAAACAGTTGAATACAAAGGGAAAGTAATCGGTTTCTGCTGTTCGAGTTGTATTTCTAAATTCAAGAAAGAACCTGAAAAATACTTGAAAAATTTAAGCGACGATGGAACAAAATTTATAGGCACAAAATAA
- a CDS encoding alpha/beta fold hydrolase, giving the protein MNRDFTLIASDGEKLNITTYLNEQLFFGKTIIFVHGFKGFKDWGFGPYLGEYFANKGFFVITFNFSHNGIGDSKFEFTEIEKFEENTFSREVRELNELLDSVRKGFFKKIDPNSKVGLIGHSRGGAVAILSAAKRNDVNAVVTWAAISKLDRYSLRQKNEWRKKGFFEIMNVRTKQMMRLNLSTLDDILQNESSSLNLENALRNLNIPLLIAHGDQDLAVQISEAEMLYDWSDKSKTELFKIFGTGHTFDIVHPFSGTNAKFDKLLEETTKFFIKNLN; this is encoded by the coding sequence ATGAATAGAGACTTCACTTTAATTGCTTCTGACGGCGAAAAACTTAATATTACTACTTATCTGAATGAGCAATTATTTTTCGGTAAAACGATTATTTTTGTTCACGGATTCAAAGGATTTAAAGATTGGGGGTTTGGACCTTATCTTGGCGAATATTTCGCGAATAAAGGTTTTTTCGTAATTACTTTCAATTTTTCGCATAATGGCATTGGTGACAGTAAATTTGAATTCACCGAAATCGAAAAATTTGAAGAGAATACATTTAGTCGAGAAGTCAGAGAACTGAATGAACTTCTCGATTCGGTTAGAAAAGGATTTTTTAAAAAGATCGATCCAAATTCGAAAGTTGGATTAATTGGACACAGCAGAGGTGGAGCAGTAGCCATATTATCAGCTGCTAAGAGAAATGATGTAAATGCCGTAGTAACTTGGGCTGCAATTTCGAAATTAGACAGATATTCGCTCCGCCAAAAAAATGAATGGCGTAAAAAAGGTTTTTTTGAAATAATGAATGTGCGAACAAAGCAGATGATGAGATTAAATCTTTCAACTCTTGATGATATTTTACAAAATGAAAGCAGTTCATTGAATCTTGAAAATGCTTTGAGAAATTTGAATATACCGTTACTTATAGCGCATGGAGATCAAGACCTTGCTGTGCAGATCTCCGAAGCGGAAATGTTGTATGATTGGTCGGATAAATCAAAAACTGAATTGTTCAAAATTTTCGGCACAGGACATACCTTTGATATTGTGCATCCATTTTCCGGTACAAACGCGAAGTTTGATAAACTATTGGAAGAGACAACAAAATTTTTTATTAAAAATCTTAACTAG
- a CDS encoding sigma-70 family RNA polymerase sigma factor, with protein MRKIETNKLIDKKYIDFDNVVIPHLPAIKSFALKMTSDPDESEDLVQDTLLKAFRFFDKFEIGTNAKAWLFQIMKNSFINNYRKTNKEPFKVDYDDVQNFYETIKSEEVKTQHYENDAFSNVLDDEITNALSILPDDFRTVVFLSDIEGYSYEEIADFVDCPVGTVRSRLHRARKMLYALLMQYAKENGFLKTKSKNEKDNKTIKMLDKLMISKSINPELIH; from the coding sequence ATGAGGAAGATTGAAACAAATAAGTTAATTGATAAAAAATATATTGATTTTGATAATGTAGTAATTCCCCATCTACCTGCAATTAAGAGTTTTGCACTCAAAATGACGAGTGATCCAGACGAATCAGAAGATTTAGTACAGGACACGTTATTAAAGGCTTTCAGGTTTTTTGATAAATTTGAAATAGGTACCAATGCTAAAGCTTGGCTTTTTCAGATTATGAAAAATTCATTCATAAACAATTACCGTAAAACTAATAAGGAGCCTTTCAAAGTCGACTATGACGATGTTCAAAATTTTTATGAAACCATCAAATCTGAGGAAGTTAAAACCCAGCATTACGAAAATGATGCTTTTAGCAATGTTCTTGACGACGAGATAACAAATGCATTATCCATATTACCCGATGATTTTCGTACTGTAGTCTTTTTGAGCGATATAGAAGGGTATTCTTACGAAGAAATTGCTGATTTTGTTGATTGTCCGGTAGGAACAGTTAGATCTCGTCTGCATCGTGCTCGTAAAATGTTATATGCTCTACTAATGCAGTATGCTAAGGAGAATGGATTCCTAAAGACAAAAAGCAAAAATGAGAAAGATAATAAAACTATAAAAATGCTTGATAAACTAATGATCAGTAAATCAATCAATCCGGAATTAATACATTAA
- a CDS encoding cyclic nucleotide-binding domain-containing protein: MENSSTGLAKSSFWSNLFKTPTEKSELEEVLLSMPPFQNLNSKLLKLLMKTFHNRVYSANESIFLQNDPGIALYIIISGEVLISQDAEGDRFDLALLGRGDFFGEIALLDGEKRSASATALKESQLAVIFRPDLYEFVEAHPKEGINILRGISIIVATRLRNLNQDYFSLYCRTRIK; this comes from the coding sequence ATGGAAAATAGCTCTACCGGTTTAGCAAAGAGCAGTTTCTGGTCAAATCTTTTCAAGACACCAACGGAAAAAAGTGAACTTGAAGAAGTTCTTCTTTCAATGCCTCCCTTTCAAAATCTAAACTCAAAACTTCTCAAACTTTTAATGAAGACTTTTCACAACCGGGTATATTCTGCTAATGAATCTATTTTTCTTCAAAACGATCCGGGAATAGCACTTTACATTATTATAAGCGGCGAAGTTTTAATTTCTCAGGATGCAGAAGGAGACCGTTTCGACTTGGCATTGCTAGGACGCGGGGATTTCTTTGGAGAGATTGCATTATTAGACGGAGAAAAACGTTCCGCATCTGCAACTGCATTAAAAGAATCTCAACTGGCAGTGATCTTCAGACCGGACTTATATGAATTCGTTGAAGCACATCCCAAAGAAGGAATAAATATTTTGCGCGGTATATCTATAATTGTTGCTACCCGTCTGCGTAATTTAAATCAAGATTATTTTTCTCTCTATTGCAGAACAAGAATAAAATAG
- a CDS encoding pentapeptide repeat-containing protein, producing the protein MNEPTLFPPESSVEFKFDKNYFEEEKFEKLSFQQLRLNDVEFFMCEFDGVVFTKTVFNSCRFEKCKFTNCDLSLAKINNSSFLDVMFESCKLIGIDWTKVCQPLKVDFLKCKLNDSIFFNMDFRSTGIVSCEVHNVDFEQTNLSKANLKSSDFLNSTFSNTNLSLADFTDAINYRINPNNNNIKKAIFSLPEAITLLDSWDLEIK; encoded by the coding sequence GTGAATGAACCAACCTTATTCCCGCCAGAAAGCAGCGTAGAATTCAAATTCGATAAAAATTATTTCGAGGAAGAAAAATTTGAAAAGTTATCGTTTCAGCAGTTACGCCTTAACGATGTTGAATTCTTTATGTGCGAATTCGACGGAGTAGTCTTCACAAAAACCGTATTCAATTCATGCCGTTTTGAAAAATGCAAATTTACAAACTGCGATCTAAGTTTGGCAAAAATTAATAACAGTTCGTTTTTAGATGTTATGTTCGAGAGCTGCAAACTAATTGGGATCGATTGGACAAAGGTTTGTCAACCGCTTAAAGTGGACTTTCTAAAATGTAAACTTAACGATTCAATCTTTTTCAACATGGATTTCAGGTCAACCGGAATAGTCTCTTGCGAAGTGCATAATGTTGATTTTGAACAGACAAATCTGAGCAAAGCAAATCTTAAATCATCGGATTTTCTGAACAGTACATTTTCAAATACTAATTTATCATTGGCTGATTTCACAGATGCAATAAATTACCGCATCAATCCAAATAATAATAATATCAAGAAGGCAATATTTTCTCTACCCGAGGCAATCACCCTTCTTGATTCATGGGATCTTGAAATAAAATAA
- a CDS encoding biotin transporter BioY, with amino-acid sequence MAIKEKVKNNPLVTTLIKIRSSELFWVVTFAVLTTFAAQVSVPTQPVPFTLQTMLVLLSGAFLGSRNGAYSQLLYLVAGVIGLPVFAGFSFGFARLIGPTGGFLISFPFAAFLVGYILEKNQKTITILLSFVTGQILILLAGASYLALFMNGNYINALFSGAIIFSVWDIIKTAAAFSIYKAVSKKYPKLP; translated from the coding sequence ATGGCCATAAAAGAAAAAGTTAAAAACAATCCGTTGGTAACAACGTTAATTAAAATAAGAAGTTCGGAATTATTCTGGGTAGTTACATTTGCGGTTCTAACAACATTTGCGGCACAAGTTTCGGTACCAACACAGCCGGTTCCATTTACACTTCAAACAATGTTGGTTTTACTATCCGGCGCTTTTCTCGGCTCACGTAATGGCGCTTACAGTCAATTGCTATATCTTGTTGCGGGCGTAATCGGTTTACCGGTATTTGCCGGTTTTAGTTTTGGCTTTGCACGATTGATCGGTCCTACGGGTGGATTTCTTATATCATTCCCGTTTGCTGCATTTTTGGTCGGATATATCTTAGAAAAAAATCAAAAAACGATTACAATTTTATTGTCATTTGTTACCGGACAGATATTGATTCTTCTTGCAGGTGCATCATATTTAGCTCTTTTTATGAACGGAAATTATATAAATGCATTATTTAGCGGTGCAATTATTTTTTCTGTATGGGATATAATCAAAACAGCAGCGGCATTTAGTATTTATAAAGCCGTCTCTAAAAAATATCCAAAGCTTCCATAG
- a CDS encoding 1-(5-phosphoribosyl)-5-[(5-phosphoribosylamino)methylideneamino] imidazole-4-carboxamide isomerase gives MVKILVIPSIDIQDGKTVRVVQGIPELGCAEFGDDPVEMAMIWRAENAKCLHVVDFNASHEHTRTNSEIIRRICESVIIPVELGGGIGSYNDAEDAFKLGVARVVIGSMAFENPREFIKILDNFSPNKVVAAIDVVNNEVVTRGRQQRTHLPAVQYAKFLKSCGVKRIVVTDVKTNGMLTGPNIELSKQVAEAAEIKVTHSGGIGGFQDLIKLQREASEHVDSVIIGRALYENKFPCQKIWRVAESGIFN, from the coding sequence ATGGTAAAGATTTTAGTTATTCCTTCGATTGATATTCAAGACGGTAAGACAGTTCGAGTTGTACAAGGGATCCCGGAATTGGGTTGTGCTGAGTTTGGTGACGATCCGGTTGAAATGGCAATGATATGGCGAGCTGAAAATGCGAAGTGTCTTCATGTAGTTGATTTTAACGCTTCACATGAACACACTCGTACAAATTCTGAAATAATACGACGAATTTGCGAATCCGTTATTATTCCTGTGGAACTCGGCGGAGGGATAGGAAGTTATAACGATGCAGAAGATGCTTTTAAACTTGGTGTTGCTAGAGTTGTGATTGGTTCAATGGCATTTGAGAATCCGCGTGAATTTATAAAAATATTGGACAATTTCTCGCCCAATAAAGTTGTTGCGGCAATAGATGTTGTAAATAATGAAGTTGTAACAAGAGGCAGACAGCAACGGACTCATCTTCCTGCTGTTCAATACGCAAAGTTTTTAAAATCTTGCGGTGTAAAACGAATAGTAGTAACCGATGTTAAAACAAACGGAATGTTAACCGGACCGAATATTGAATTATCAAAGCAGGTTGCCGAAGCTGCTGAAATAAAAGTAACACACTCCGGCGGTATTGGAGGTTTCCAAGATTTGATTAAATTGCAGCGTGAAGCTTCAGAACATGTTGATTCTGTTATTATTGGTCGTGCTTTATATGAGAATAAATTTCCTTGTCAAAAAATTTGGCGTGTAGCAGAATCTGGAATTTTTAACTGA
- a CDS encoding aminotransferase class V-fold PLP-dependent enzyme, whose product MSPEKYFSKFRKNIIGIDQEFDSPYGRKKIIYADWIASGRLYEPIENVLTDKFYPYVGNTHSESSVTGTTMTRAYAEAKRIIKHHVNASNEDVIIFAGFGMTVAVNKFQRLLGLRVCEQLQKYTNIPDEEKPVIFLTHMEHHSNQTSWLETICEVVIIEPDEQGMVDLVHFEELLNKYKTRKFKIGSFTAASNVTGIQPPYYQMAKMMHQRGGLCFVDFAAAAPYIDINMHPEDPLEKLDAIFFSPHKFLGGPGTSGVLIFDSNLYKRQVPDNPGGGTVDWTNPWGGHKYLEDIELREDGGTPGFLQAIKTALAINLKDEIGTKNILAREHELLETAFARFDKIPSVHILAQETRKRLGIVSFYVEDIHYNLMVKLLNDRFGIQVRGGCSCAGTYGHYLLHVDPTRSKRITDKINHGDLSEKPGWVRLSLHPTMTNEELNFILTAIEEVIINVKEWSKDYTYSPKTNEYCHKSHSEEEFEVIKNWFELG is encoded by the coding sequence ATGTCACCAGAAAAATATTTTTCCAAATTCAGAAAAAATATAATCGGCATAGATCAAGAATTCGATTCCCCTTACGGAAGAAAAAAAATTATTTATGCGGATTGGATTGCAAGCGGACGTCTCTATGAGCCGATTGAAAATGTACTGACTGATAAATTTTATCCATACGTCGGCAACACGCATTCCGAATCATCAGTTACCGGAACTACGATGACCAGGGCTTATGCCGAAGCAAAAAGAATAATCAAACATCATGTAAATGCCTCTAATGAAGATGTAATTATTTTTGCCGGATTCGGTATGACAGTCGCTGTAAATAAATTCCAGCGCTTGCTCGGGCTTCGTGTCTGCGAACAACTTCAAAAATACACTAACATTCCAGATGAAGAAAAACCGGTCATATTTTTAACTCACATGGAACATCATTCGAATCAGACTTCATGGCTGGAAACAATTTGCGAGGTTGTAATAATCGAACCTGACGAACAAGGAATGGTTGATCTGGTACACTTTGAAGAACTGCTTAATAAATATAAAACACGGAAATTTAAAATTGGCTCATTCACGGCGGCTTCAAACGTAACCGGAATCCAACCGCCCTACTATCAAATGGCGAAAATGATGCACCAACGTGGAGGACTTTGTTTTGTAGATTTCGCAGCTGCGGCTCCTTACATTGACATTAATATGCATCCGGAAGACCCGCTTGAAAAACTTGATGCAATCTTTTTCTCTCCTCATAAATTTCTTGGCGGTCCGGGAACTTCAGGAGTTTTAATTTTCGATTCCAATTTGTATAAACGGCAAGTACCGGATAATCCCGGCGGAGGAACTGTGGATTGGACAAATCCATGGGGCGGTCATAAATATCTTGAAGATATAGAACTGCGTGAAGACGGCGGAACTCCCGGATTCCTTCAAGCAATTAAAACAGCTCTTGCAATTAATTTGAAAGATGAAATTGGAACAAAAAATATATTAGCACGCGAACACGAACTTCTTGAAACAGCCTTTGCCAGATTCGATAAAATTCCTTCGGTTCATATTCTCGCGCAAGAAACTAGAAAACGGCTCGGTATTGTTTCTTTCTACGTGGAAGACATTCATTATAACTTGATGGTAAAATTATTAAACGACCGTTTTGGAATTCAAGTGCGCGGAGGCTGTTCATGTGCCGGAACGTACGGTCACTATCTTTTACACGTTGATCCGACTCGTTCTAAGCGAATTACAGATAAAATTAATCACGGCGATCTTTCCGAAAAACCAGGATGGGTACGTTTATCACTTCATCCTACGATGACAAATGAAGAATTGAATTTTATCCTGACTGCGATTGAAGAAGTAATTATAAATGTTAAAGAGTGGTCTAAAGATTACACTTACTCGCCAAAGACAAATGAATATTGTCATAAATCTCACAGCGAGGAAGAATTTGAAGTAATAAAAAATTGGTTCGAACTGGGTTGA